The following is a genomic window from Nicotiana tabacum cultivar K326 chromosome 3, ASM71507v2, whole genome shotgun sequence.
TCAATACTCTCTCTCCCTTTTTAGTTCCTTTAGGAAACCCTGGACCAACATTTCAAACTACTTCCTGGTGTGTCAACTTTTTAAATATACGTTCATTAATTAAAGCTAATAACTTCAGTTTCGACCGATGAAGGTTGCTACTGTGCTTTTGCAGCTTGTTTTTACTCTTTCTGTAATTGATTCTTATCAACTTTAGTTGCCATTTTTTTAATTTGCTGGTCAAACTAAGTTCAAACTTTCAAACCGTCATAATATCCCTAAGTTTAGATTAAATAGTTATAGAATACGGAAATCTTCAGTTTTTTGGTTCCTTATCCATCACTTATCATTCTTTAAGAGTTAATAGTTCCATTCAGAAGTAAAAGATGCCACTGTAGAAAAGTTAACCTGTCTTTTTGTCTTGATGTTACTTTGATATGATATCTATAACTTCCTGGGCAGTTACACATCACGGTTCGACAAAGTTGTACTGGATAAGATAGTTGAAGATGTCAATGAGCTTCCAGATCCTGAGGTATGTATTTAGATACATAGTTTTCTTATTGATGCGATCGATGGGGATTAAAGAGAGTAGTTTGAATTGTGTTTAGGATTTTTTGTCCCCTTTCATAttccttttctttaattttttttcttgaaagaaAATTGACTTCAGTTTTTCTTGTTTCCAATCTGACTAATTCTTCCTTTGACTCAGCTTGATTCAGCTGTTCGAGAAGCATTTGATGTGGCATATAACAACATATATGCCTTTCATGCTGCTCAAAAGCCTGTTGAGAAAGTTGTGGAGAACATGCATGTAGGTTGTGGATATTGTATATGATTGATCTCAGTTGTGAGGGCTTGTATAGCAGCATTGTGTTGGCACTCTTACTTCTTCATTTAACTTTCATATTTCCTACTTTGCCAGGGTGTCAGATGTAAACGTGTGGCTAGGAGCATCGCCTCTGTAGGGCTTTATGTTCCTGGTGGAACAGCTGTTTTACCTTCTACAGCTCTGATGCTTTCAGTTGTATGGTGATTCAATTTTCCATGTTAATTTCTTGCTCTCACTAATCATTTCTTCCAATGCTAATTCCCTgattacaaaatcatcaatttttccTTTTGGCCAGCCAGCACAAATTGCTGGGTGTAAAACTGTTGTACTTGCAACTCCACCTTCTCGGGATGGCAGCATTTGCAAGGTATTTGTTTACCATCTTACTTTGTTGGTATTAGTTTAAGTATCAATGGCCATTTATTTGGACGCATTTCTTGTAGGAAGTGCTTTATTGTGCCAAGAAAGCAGGTGTGACCCACATCCTTAGAGGTGGAGGTGCTCAGGTATAAGATGATATGCTTCATTGGTCTTCACGAGCGGACATTGCAACACATTTACTTAATTTCTTACTTCTTTTTCCTAACTTAAACTTTTTAATGTCCATCTACTGCAACCTTTTTAAAATCCACAGGCAATTTCTGCTATGGCCTGGGGCACTGAATCCTGCCCAAAGGTACAACTTTCACCTTAAAAATTGAAGCCTTGCATGTTGTATCATACAACACTAGTATACTTCTATTGCTTTGCTCAGCTTATGCACGCAGCACAGAATAAATGTTATTGACATGAGTACTTTCAGGCAATTAATCCTGGAGTAGACGTGCATGTAATATTTCTAGAGTATTCTTGCAATGATACACGAATAGTGAACCTTCATATAGATGATCCTAATTAGTTTAGGATTGAGCCATAGTTGTTTTATTCATGCAAAACATATAACTTTAATAATTGGACAAGGGTTGATGGAAAAGAATCTATGAATCCTTTTCATCAGTTTATATTTCCTTTAAAACACGATGTCTTTGCTATTGCTTGAAATAGGGACATTGATGTCTAGGCAGGAACGGTAATCGAAGCACGAGCTTTGATTAAATAGGCATGTGCTGAATTGTTATTACTAAAGGAACCAATCTCGCTTCAGGCCTTTGGTACACAATTATGAAGTGTGGGTTAGGTGCACGTCACGAGTTCGAACCATTCTGTTGACTGAAGTCTGGTATTTCGGTAGAAGCAGGGTGTAGGGATGAGTTTATACTTCCCTTGTTTTCAAACTTGTGAGCCCTATTGGAGTTGGGTTAGATAACTCACTGGAGATCACTCGGTTAGCCGGTTAGGAGGGCCAAATAGGACTGTGAATAGGAAGACGTCAAAGATTTTATATAGAAAACATATATCAATACATAGTAGAGAACGACAAGGAAGACAAGATAACATGGACTtagtttcttatttctttttttttttaaaagaagtttTGTGATTCTTGGccgaaaatttatatttttattatgatTGCAATCACTAATCAGAATATATATCAAGGAAGATTCCCCTATGTACAGTGAAAGTTGATCCTTATTGTTACATTGGCTATTTTTTTAACAAAGGAAAGTAATTATGGCATGTTTTAGCAGACACATTGTATCTGTTCCTTGTACATCTGTAAGGCTACTACCCTGGGTGTCCTTGAAACCTGTGGTTAACTTGTGGATATCTTAATGAAGTGGGTTTCCTTTCATATTGGCCTTTGGATTTCTGTTTTCCTAAACATGGCATGCATTTTACAGTCGAACTCTCCTTTTCTTATTTTGAtaatatataaaggggaagcACTATGTACATTACCATCTATGCCAGGTTGAGAAGATATATGGGCCTGGGAACCAGTATGTTACCGCTGCAAAAATGATTCTGCAGGTATTGGTTTCAAGTAAGAGGCAATCTTAGGTTAGGGATATCAGCATTGTAAATAAACTTCACTTGAAACAAACACGTTGCCAAAAGGCTATTCTCCTCACCTCCAGTTGTCTTTTGCTCAATAGTACTCTCTCTCGACAGAACAGCGAAGCTATGGTTTCAATCGACATGCCAGCTGGGCCTTCAGAAGTCCTTGTTATAGCTGACAAGCATTCCAGTCCTGTCCATGTGGCAGCAGATTTACTTTCACAGGTATTAGCTCCACTTTTCACTGCTTGATTATGTTTTCTTCCCTACATTCTGTGTCTGAATCTGGTGCTCTTGTTATTTCACATTAGTAGTGCTTATGTCTCTTCTGATATCAAAATAAGAAGATTTATGGATTTCGTAGTGAAGGAGATTAACTGTTAACACAGATTGAACTGAAACTTTCAATAATTCCTATCGTTCATGGCAAAAGCTTATCACCTCAAATGCAATTTTCAGGCAGAGCATGGGCCAGATAGCCAAGTCGTACTGGTTATTGCTGGGGATGGTGTTGATCTAAATGCTATTCAAGAGGAAATTAGGAAGCAGTGCCAAGCCCTTCCAAGGGGAGAATTTGCACTTCAGGCACTTAGCCACAGCTTCACTGTGTTAGCACGGGATATGCTTGAGGTATGTTTGTCGATCTTGGCTGGCATTAATTTGCATACAGTTGAATGTGTGCTTGCTGTCATTATATAACACTACCTGAAacatatttaaaaaaattgaattatCATCAATGTGGATGCAATTTCCTTGTAAATTTCTCTGTCAGCTATAGGCTTTATCTCGTGGACTTTAATCGCAATCTTTTTCAGGCAATTTCCTTCTCAAACATGTATGCACCTGAGCATCTGATAATCAATGTGAATGAAGCTGAGAAGTGGGAAAGTTTAATTGAGAATGCAGGTATTTTAAGTGTTTACTGCTAAATTTTACTTGACTTTTCCATTTGGCATATCTACTCTTCTGTTAGTTTGTT
Proteins encoded in this region:
- the LOC107807270 gene encoding histidinol dehydrogenase, chloroplastic isoform X3, producing MKSYRLSELSASEVDSLKARPRIDFSSIFNTVQPIVDDVRNRGDAAVKDYTSRFDKVVLDKIVEDVNELPDPELDSAVREAFDVAYNNIYAFHAAQKPVEKVVENMHGVRCKRVARSIASVGLYVPGGTAVLPSTALMLSVPAQIAGCKTVVLATPPSRDGSICKEVLYCAKKAGVTHILRGGGAQAISAMAWGTESCPKVEKIYGPGNQYVTAAKMILQNSEAMVSIDMPAGPSEVLVIADKHSSPVHVAADLLSQAEHGPDSQVVLVIAGDGVDLNAIQEEIRKQCQALPRGEFALQALSHSFTVLARDMLEAISFSNMYAPEHLIINVNEAEKWESLIENAGSVFMGQWTPESVGDYASGTNHVLPTYGYARMYGGVSLDSFLKYITVQSLTEEGLKNLGPYVEKMAEVEGLDAHKRAVTLRLQDIEARQISHSR
- the LOC107807270 gene encoding histidinol dehydrogenase, chloroplastic isoform X2, producing MDCRILSLNRSCSLASNLRAIPTRNTVFYRKCSYLPAGLFRKSIRCSMKSYRLSELSASEVDSLKARPRIDFSSIFNTVQPIVDDVRNRGDAAVKDYTSRFDKVVLDKIVEDVNELPDPELDSAVREAFDVAYNNIYAFHAAQKPVEKVVENMHGVRCKRVARSIASVGLYVPGGTAVLPSTALMLSVPAQIAGCKTVVLATPPSRDGSICKEVLYCAKKAGVTHILRGGGAQAISAMAWGTESCPKVEKIYGPGNQYVTAAKMILQNSEAMVSIDMPAGPSEVLVIADKHSSPVHVAADLLSQAEHGPDSQVVLVIAGDGVDLNAIQEEIRKQCQALPRGEFALQALSHSFTVLARDMLEAISFSNMYAPEHLIINVNEAEKWESLIENAGSVFMGQWTPESVGDYASGTNHVLPTYGYARMYGGVSLDSFLKYITVQSLTEEGLKNLGPYVEKMAEVEGLDAHKRAVTLRLQDIEARQISHSR
- the LOC107807270 gene encoding histidinol dehydrogenase, chloroplastic isoform X1, with product MDCRILSLNRSCSLASNLRAIPTRNTVFYRKCSYLPAGITFSSSFFCRLFRKSIRCSMKSYRLSELSASEVDSLKARPRIDFSSIFNTVQPIVDDVRNRGDAAVKDYTSRFDKVVLDKIVEDVNELPDPELDSAVREAFDVAYNNIYAFHAAQKPVEKVVENMHGVRCKRVARSIASVGLYVPGGTAVLPSTALMLSVPAQIAGCKTVVLATPPSRDGSICKEVLYCAKKAGVTHILRGGGAQAISAMAWGTESCPKVEKIYGPGNQYVTAAKMILQNSEAMVSIDMPAGPSEVLVIADKHSSPVHVAADLLSQAEHGPDSQVVLVIAGDGVDLNAIQEEIRKQCQALPRGEFALQALSHSFTVLARDMLEAISFSNMYAPEHLIINVNEAEKWESLIENAGSVFMGQWTPESVGDYASGTNHVLPTYGYARMYGGVSLDSFLKYITVQSLTEEGLKNLGPYVEKMAEVEGLDAHKRAVTLRLQDIEARQISHSR